In Candidatus Desulfofervidus auxilii, one genomic interval encodes:
- a CDS encoding N-acetylmuramoyl-L-alanine amidase, with translation MSKLCALVIGHKKQSPGAVNVKAGITEFDFNEDLAMRIEKKLKNTQIQRVYRRTYKQLPDDINALNPDFIISLHCNAYNTEVSGTEVLYYHKSEKGKKMAEILLSHLVAYLKLPNRGIRPKTSEDRGGYLLRYTKAPCVIAEPFFIDHDDDLARAQADMDGLAESYAVAITQISEALS, from the coding sequence ATGAGTAAACTTTGTGCTTTAGTTATTGGTCACAAGAAGCAGTCTCCAGGGGCGGTAAATGTAAAAGCAGGCATTACAGAATTTGATTTTAATGAAGATTTGGCAATGCGTATTGAGAAGAAGCTAAAAAACACACAAATTCAAAGAGTTTATCGGAGAACCTACAAACAGTTACCTGATGATATCAATGCACTTAATCCTGATTTTATTATCAGCCTTCACTGTAATGCCTATAATACTGAGGTATCAGGAACAGAGGTGCTTTATTATCATAAATCTGAGAAGGGAAAAAAGATGGCAGAAATCCTTTTGTCACATCTGGTTGCTTATCTAAAACTGCCTAATAGAGGAATAAGACCAAAGACAAGTGAAGACAGAGGTGGCTATCTTTTACGGTATACTAAAGCTCCATGTGTCATTGCCGAGCCTTTCTTTATTGACCATGATGATGACCTTGCAAGGGCTCAGGCAGATATGGATGGATTGGCAGAGAGTTATGCAGTAGCAATTACTCAAATATCTGAAGCACTGTCTTAG
- a CDS encoding alpha-amylase family glycosyl hydrolase, whose translation MKRLKISFFLLVAFFVFSCLDIDNSLSQINLSAISDSTETRYGAHIDDKGWVHFVVYSPEAIQVNLLLFNQPADKMPKYTIPMKKVGNDWKTKIKGDGIGAGLFYMYQAKGLNQVSKYDQYGLMFNENYYLNDPYAYKTQDVKYSAFFSSTPYTDITSPIYNGGGKSIVYDHTKDIHPGHVKVKREDLIIYELHVQDYTARITGLCSSKKGTYLGLAQSGLKTAGGLSAGIDHLVELGITAVELMPLMEYDEETGNEEGRYNHWGYMTTNFFAPEARYASVKGNQIIELKQLIKALHERGIAVFMDVVYNHTGEQGPWIDNERLAVKYYNFMGLCNTYFYRSTNDGKYYFNNTGTGNDVSYKGTDNIFTKRLVTDSLAMWYQIYGIDGFRFDLARILADGSFSAADWIDNDPRFSDAHLHAEPWDLGGQWWDFMDNYGWNYLNNRWAKWLGKYRDKIRKFSASNLRNKMAFKQLIEGYGSVSNNMGAAATTKPWRSVNFIAVHDGYTLRDCVYFNDSGGSHNCWDSGGDEDLRRKREKLMMGILLTSQGVPLILQGDEFGRTKSTALSQADARNTYNYESSTEDKKINHVNWIDWRLKDGDNSQSPNAPNYGKELFHWTKDLIRLRKQWSHFRRADFVEYVDKAWNGGLNAGSANDAKFSYAWEGADGGPIQLAIIWWGKKAEPDIMVIYNESWNDFKVTNLKDWSQGDWKVLARSWQNDDFDFCNIENWENCEDAGNSIIIKDRSMAILISDND comes from the coding sequence ATGAAAAGATTAAAAATTTCCTTTTTTCTCCTGGTGGCCTTCTTTGTCTTCTCCTGTTTGGACATAGATAATTCTTTAAGTCAGATAAACCTTAGTGCCATCAGTGATTCTACCGAAACCAGATATGGGGCTCATATAGATGATAAAGGATGGGTTCATTTTGTAGTTTATTCCCCTGAAGCTATACAGGTAAATTTACTGCTGTTTAATCAACCAGCGGATAAAATGCCAAAATATACAATACCTATGAAAAAGGTGGGTAATGACTGGAAGACAAAGATCAAAGGGGATGGTATTGGGGCAGGCTTATTTTATATGTATCAGGCAAAGGGATTAAATCAAGTTTCTAAATATGATCAATATGGATTGATGTTTAATGAAAATTACTATTTAAATGACCCTTATGCCTATAAGACCCAGGATGTAAAATACTCTGCCTTTTTCTCCTCCACCCCTTATACAGACATTACTTCTCCTATTTATAATGGAGGTGGGAAAAGCATAGTATATGACCACACAAAGGATATTCATCCAGGACATGTTAAGGTCAAAAGGGAAGATTTGATTATTTATGAACTCCATGTTCAGGATTATACAGCAAGGATAACAGGGTTATGTTCCTCTAAAAAAGGAACTTATTTAGGACTGGCTCAAAGTGGCTTAAAGACAGCAGGAGGTCTCAGTGCAGGTATAGACCATCTAGTAGAATTAGGTATAACGGCAGTGGAGCTTATGCCGTTAATGGAATATGATGAAGAAACAGGAAATGAAGAAGGAAGATATAATCATTGGGGATATATGACTACTAACTTTTTTGCCCCTGAGGCTAGATATGCATCTGTAAAGGGAAATCAAATAATAGAGTTAAAACAGTTAATAAAGGCCCTTCATGAAAGAGGAATCGCGGTGTTTATGGATGTTGTCTATAACCATACAGGAGAACAGGGCCCCTGGATAGATAATGAAAGACTTGCTGTCAAATATTATAACTTTATGGGATTATGTAATACCTATTTTTACAGGTCTACAAATGATGGGAAATATTATTTCAATAACACCGGGACAGGCAATGATGTTAGTTATAAAGGAACGGATAATATATTTACTAAAAGACTAGTAACAGACTCTCTGGCGATGTGGTATCAAATCTATGGTATTGATGGCTTTAGGTTTGATTTAGCCCGAATTTTGGCGGATGGTTCCTTTAGTGCGGCGGATTGGATAGATAATGACCCAAGGTTTTCTGATGCCCATCTTCATGCTGAGCCATGGGACTTGGGGGGACAATGGTGGGATTTTATGGACAATTATGGTTGGAACTATCTTAACAACAGGTGGGCAAAGTGGCTGGGGAAATACCGGGACAAAATAAGAAAATTTTCTGCCTCAAATTTAAGGAACAAAATGGCCTTTAAGCAACTTATTGAAGGTTATGGTTCTGTAAGCAATAACATGGGGGCAGCCGCAACCACGAAGCCCTGGCGGTCGGTTAATTTTATCGCTGTGCATGATGGCTATACTTTAAGGGATTGTGTCTATTTTAATGATTCAGGTGGCTCTCATAATTGTTGGGACAGTGGAGGTGATGAAGATTTAAGGAGAAAGAGAGAGAAATTAATGATGGGTATTTTACTTACCTCTCAAGGAGTGCCTCTTATTTTACAGGGGGATGAATTTGGCAGGACAAAATCGACTGCCTTATCTCAAGCCGATGCCCGCAATACCTATAACTATGAGTCTTCTACTGAAGATAAAAAAATAAATCATGTCAATTGGATTGACTGGAGATTGAAAGATGGGGACAATAGCCAATCACCAAATGCCCCTAATTATGGAAAGGAATTATTTCATTGGACAAAGGATTTAATCAGATTAAGAAAACAATGGAGCCATTTTAGGCGAGCAGATTTTGTAGAATATGTGGATAAAGCCTGGAATGGAGGACTAAATGCAGGCTCTGCCAATGATGCAAAGTTTTCTTATGCCTGGGAAGGAGCTGATGGAGGTCCTATTCAATTAGCAATAATATGGTGGGGTAAAAAAGCAGAACCTGATATAATGGTCATTTATAATGAGAGTTGGAATGATTTCAAGGTGACTAACTTAAAAGATTGGTCACAAGGAGACTGGAAGGTTTTGGCCAGGTCTTGGCAGAATGATGATTTTGATTTTTGTAATATAGAAAACTGGGAAAATTGTGAAGATGCTGGTAACTCTATTATTATAAAAGACAGGTCAATGGCAATATTGATCAGTGATAATGATTAG
- a CDS encoding Ig-like domain-containing protein produces the protein MKKICLMVFLSISLLFLIFSSQVKARTEIYNILAKGSKWVLNVDGEVGILELLGGRGGRTRDGGWEMAMDIRWQNNPGTLKAWADGRNIEQRVVLNVQRKNGLKVTCEGYIAQETDKFMAGITKHPARPRDIKGAWYAIKKKSLTPRVVDTESPKTSIEVEGILVFTRGDRIKIRASAEDNVKVAKINIYVDGKLVKTCKAWECWYSEKLTQVGPHKCWAVAEDTSGNKGRSKTLEFMVHPTAKPGPALTTKIQPYHPNSQDKIKFIAKASHPSGVKSITIFINNRPVKTCNQNHCEYQGGPYPAGKLVWRVSAKSRDGGVTYGYDNTLEIKPLEIGKCSISGKVYGAGADAARVFFVILYGPNDLNLHRETKHFDANGRYRFTGLPNGRYLLVVDTRADIAIGPHPSRRVIECRGGPVSNVDFELK, from the coding sequence ATGAAAAAAATATGTTTAATGGTATTTTTGTCTATTTCTTTGCTTTTCCTTATCTTTTCTTCCCAAGTTAAAGCCAGAACAGAAATTTACAATATTTTAGCTAAAGGAAGTAAATGGGTGCTCAATGTAGATGGAGAAGTAGGAATATTGGAGTTGCTTGGTGGCAGAGGAGGCAGAACCAGAGACGGCGGTTGGGAAATGGCTATGGACATAAGGTGGCAGAATAACCCAGGAACTCTAAAGGCCTGGGCCGATGGTAGAAATATAGAACAAAGGGTGGTTTTAAATGTCCAAAGAAAAAATGGCCTGAAAGTAACCTGTGAGGGGTATATTGCTCAGGAGACAGATAAATTTATGGCCGGGATAACTAAACACCCTGCCCGGCCTAGAGATATAAAAGGGGCCTGGTATGCCATAAAAAAGAAGAGCTTGACACCTAGGGTAGTGGATACCGAATCCCCTAAGACCTCTATTGAAGTAGAGGGTATCCTTGTCTTTACTCGTGGAGATAGAATTAAAATCAGGGCTAGTGCAGAAGATAATGTAAAAGTTGCCAAGATTAATATCTATGTAGATGGCAAGCTAGTAAAAACCTGTAAGGCATGGGAATGTTGGTATTCTGAAAAACTCACCCAGGTAGGTCCGCATAAATGCTGGGCAGTGGCTGAGGATACATCGGGAAACAAAGGGCGTTCTAAAACCTTGGAGTTTATGGTTCATCCTACGGCTAAACCAGGGCCAGCGTTGACTACCAAAATCCAGCCTTATCATCCAAACAGTCAGGATAAGATTAAATTTATAGCAAAAGCCAGCCATCCCAGTGGTGTAAAAAGTATAACTATTTTTATTAATAATCGTCCTGTTAAAACCTGTAATCAAAATCATTGTGAGTATCAGGGAGGACCTTATCCGGCTGGAAAGTTAGTCTGGAGGGTTTCTGCCAAAAGTAGAGATGGTGGAGTGACTTATGGATACGACAATACCCTAGAAATAAAGCCTTTAGAAATTGGAAAATGCTCTATTTCAGGAAAGGTTTATGGAGCTGGTGCTGATGCAGCCCGTGTTTTCTTTGTCATTCTTTATGGACCAAATGATTTAAATTTACATAGAGAAACTAAGCATTTTGATGCAAATGGGCGTTACCGCTTTACTGGACTTCCTAATGGTCGCTATTTGCTGGTGGTTGATACCCGTGCTGATATTGCTATTGGCCCCCATCCTTCAAGGAGAGTTATAGAATGCCGCGGAGGCCCGGTTAGTAATGTGGACTTTGAGTTGAAATGA
- a CDS encoding C25 family cysteine peptidase — protein MPNEKDWEEKLIYGKKQELTRGKVTRGEVVGDRTIINLKAFSKEYKLAHAYANVRNLEYLSDKPIKLQTFSDYIKPRRKLIKMPFTVERKPRPRFPRDEAYLNRKTRRHYPNGDLLILVDKAVYPAVAHSIRQYVLDVGKDGYWATIHVVSGGTPANIRAYIRRRRPVGVLLVGAISVPWFELDNDFHGAHSEFPCDLYYMDTNGIWHDPDGDGKFSSHSGNIDPEIWVGRLWTPTANGNDATLINDYFARNHKFRLGMLGHAHSALAYVDDDWRGFDDCAFDEMFPASVITKYTDPHKTDADLYKAEVNSLRSWVQLCAHSWTHGHALKVGGTNEYIQVSYFRDTNPPNAHFYNLFCCGPGRFPTADYLAGWYIFDKTGGGKNLGLTAIASAKSGSMLFFEDFYRPMGRGKTVGDAFVEWWKERGPDHELWERRWFYGLVLLGDPTLAWWKGAVPQLEQPQREDVFDHWPRKMQLRWDPVNLPVVKYHVQVDYFDGHWAEETGRYCYNYHNITSNTLEHTFVGAQRGRWRVRAKVNGRMCAWSPWSYFRFTI, from the coding sequence ATGCCTAATGAAAAAGATTGGGAAGAGAAATTAATTTATGGGAAAAAACAGGAACTTACCAGAGGTAAAGTCACGCGGGGAGAGGTGGTTGGTGATAGGACCATTATTAATCTTAAAGCATTCTCCAAGGAATACAAACTTGCTCATGCCTACGCCAATGTTCGCAATTTAGAGTATCTTTCAGATAAACCAATAAAGCTTCAAACATTTTCAGATTATATAAAGCCACGCAGAAAATTAATCAAAATGCCATTTACAGTTGAGAGGAAACCCAGGCCAAGGTTTCCGCGTGATGAAGCTTATCTGAACAGAAAGACAAGACGTCACTATCCTAACGGAGATTTACTGATATTAGTTGATAAAGCAGTTTATCCTGCAGTTGCTCATAGTATCAGACAATATGTGCTGGATGTGGGAAAAGATGGTTATTGGGCAACCATTCATGTAGTAAGCGGAGGCACACCTGCTAATATTCGTGCCTATATCAGAAGACGGAGACCCGTAGGTGTATTGTTAGTTGGCGCAATCTCTGTGCCTTGGTTTGAGCTTGATAATGATTTCCATGGCGCACATTCTGAATTCCCCTGTGATTTGTATTATATGGATACAAATGGAATCTGGCATGACCCTGATGGTGATGGCAAGTTTAGTAGCCATTCTGGAAATATAGATCCAGAAATTTGGGTGGGACGCCTTTGGACTCCCACTGCAAATGGTAATGACGCTACCCTTATCAATGATTATTTTGCTCGCAATCACAAGTTTCGTCTTGGAATGTTAGGTCATGCTCATTCAGCCTTAGCTTACGTAGATGATGACTGGAGAGGATTTGATGACTGTGCATTTGATGAGATGTTTCCTGCCTCTGTAATCACAAAATACACAGACCCCCATAAGACTGATGCTGATCTTTATAAAGCAGAAGTAAACTCTTTACGTTCATGGGTGCAGTTATGTGCCCACTCCTGGACACACGGTCATGCTTTAAAAGTAGGAGGCACTAATGAGTATATCCAAGTCTCTTATTTTAGAGATACTAACCCACCAAATGCCCATTTTTATAATCTTTTTTGTTGTGGTCCAGGTAGATTCCCCACCGCTGATTATCTAGCTGGCTGGTATATCTTTGATAAAACTGGAGGAGGCAAAAACCTTGGTTTAACCGCTATTGCAAGTGCCAAGTCAGGTTCCATGCTTTTCTTTGAAGATTTTTATAGACCCATGGGTAGAGGAAAAACTGTTGGAGATGCCTTTGTAGAATGGTGGAAGGAGCGTGGCCCTGACCATGAACTTTGGGAGCGCCGGTGGTTTTATGGTCTTGTATTGCTTGGTGACCCAACTTTAGCTTGGTGGAAAGGAGCAGTCCCCCAACTTGAACAGCCACAAAGAGAGGATGTATTTGACCACTGGCCAAGAAAGATGCAACTTAGATGGGACCCGGTAAATCTGCCTGTGGTAAAATATCATGTTCAAGTAGATTATTTTGATGGCCATTGGGCCGAAGAAACAGGTCGTTATTGCTACAACTATCACAATATTACTAGCAATACATTGGAACATACCTTTGTAGGGGCACAGCGTGGACGCTGGCGGGTTAGAGCAAAGGTAAATGGCAGGATGTGTGCGTGGTCTCCTTGGTCATATTTTAGGTTTACCATTTAG
- a CDS encoding C1 family peptidase — protein MAENKILGMGWLPDLPDYRDYTPEHREIKPLLEEMNLVEVEKVSLPPSVDLRPWCSEIEDQGALGSCTAHAGVGLIEYYERKAFGTHIDASRLFLYKVTRNLLGWTGDTGAYLRTTMGAMVLFGVPPEKYWPYITRKHPGPAGERTFDDEPPAFCYAFAQNYQTIRYYRLDPPGILLTTLLQRIKAYLAAKMPSMFGFTVFSSIRQAGTTGKIPFPCPGERILGGHAVVAVGYDDGMKIKNTICGRETTGALLIRNSWGTDWGENGYGWLPYEYVLQGMARDWWTVIKKEYVPTKQFGI, from the coding sequence ATGGCAGAAAATAAAATTTTAGGAATGGGGTGGTTACCAGATCTTCCTGATTATAGGGATTACACACCAGAACACAGAGAAATTAAACCCCTGCTTGAGGAGATGAACTTAGTAGAAGTAGAGAAGGTAAGCTTACCACCCTCTGTAGACTTAAGACCATGGTGCTCAGAGATTGAGGATCAGGGTGCATTGGGTTCATGCACCGCTCATGCTGGAGTGGGTTTGATAGAATATTATGAAAGAAAGGCCTTTGGGACTCACATTGATGCATCCCGGCTATTTCTCTATAAAGTAACTCGAAACCTCTTAGGCTGGACAGGAGACACAGGTGCCTATCTACGGACCACCATGGGCGCCATGGTATTATTTGGGGTGCCACCTGAAAAATACTGGCCTTATATTACTAGGAAACACCCTGGTCCTGCAGGAGAGAGAACCTTTGATGATGAACCACCAGCCTTTTGTTATGCCTTTGCCCAAAACTATCAAACTATAAGATATTATAGACTTGACCCACCAGGCATTTTGTTGACTACACTTCTTCAAAGAATTAAGGCCTACTTAGCAGCTAAAATGCCATCTATGTTTGGATTTACAGTCTTTAGCTCTATAAGACAGGCAGGCACTACAGGAAAAATTCCATTTCCATGTCCAGGTGAGAGGATACTGGGTGGCCATGCGGTTGTAGCTGTAGGATATGATGATGGAATGAAAATCAAAAACACCATATGTGGAAGGGAAACCACTGGAGCACTTTTAATCAGAAACTCCTGGGGCACGGACTGGGGTGAAAATGGTTATGGTTGGTTGCCATATGAGTATGTGTTGCAGGGAATGGCTAGAGATTGGTGGACAGTTATAAAAAAAGAGTATGTGCCTACCAAACAGTTTGGAATTTAA